The Triticum aestivum cultivar Chinese Spring chromosome 6D, IWGSC CS RefSeq v2.1, whole genome shotgun sequence genomic sequence aaatatataaaaaatactggaaccaagaaccaccggagggggtgcCCTGGCTGGCCACGATacactagggcgcgccaccccctctaggtgcgccctggtgggttgtggagcCCTCGTGGCCCTCCTGACCCTAATCTCAACTTCATAAATACCTATGtttggagaaaaaaataagggagaaagtttcatcgtgtttcatgatacggagccgccgccacctcctgttcttcatcgggaggccatatctggagtccgtttgggctccgaagagggggatcttcggtcttcgtcatcaccaatccTCCTTCATCACCAAAATGGAATTGGTGATGACTAAGGAGGGTTGGTGATTctttcataggctcgctggtcggtgaggagttggatgagattcatcatgtaatcgagttagttttgttagggcttgatctctagtatccactatgttctgaggttgatgttgctatgaccttgccatgcttaatgcttgtcactagggcccgagtgccatgatttcagatatgaaccgtttatattttcaccattatatctatgttcttgatccgatcttgctaGTCAtacgcacctattacgtgttatgatccgtaaacctcggggtgacagtaatcgggatactttccggtgacgagcgtagtttgaggagttcatgtattcactatgtgctaatgctttgtttcggttctttattaaaaggatgcattaatatcccttagtttctttatggaccccgctgcaacgggagcgtagaacaaaagatgtcatgcaagttcttttccacaagcacgcatgactatttacagaatacatgcctacattatatttatgaactggagctagttctgtatcgccTATACTTGATTGTTATATTGGTTTGAGCATTTCGTAAAGTGGTCATATAAAGAACTAATAATATAAGAGACAAAAGCTTCTAAGCAAAGAgaaaaacaaagagcttgtaagcaatagccgtAGCATAGTCACATTGCATCTCAAATTTCTATACTCGATAATCTTGGATCATCGTGAGAGAAACACCAGGAACCATACATgcataacatacttgggatagaaagtcgaTCTGTTTTGTctctcataggttgtgcacaagtttcatatccgctaattgagcaatcgtgctagcatctctctagagttgtgcaccacgagcgttttccgtgcattctacattttgtgctcattccttggttgcacaaccccatttatctatccgtgtgtgtgctTCCGTGTGCTAGTGCCACTCCTTGCTATTGGTCTACGTTTTGCACTTGCAAAtctgtgaatctctttcaacaatATTGGCTCTTGCTAACAATTGCATAAATTTTATGCCTatatcctaaccaagctcctcaATAAGCTTTACTTGTCTAGGCGTGAGAAACAAACACGATACCAATTCTACTATCATAGCATTACATTGAGTGATACTCGATACACCATCAATCTTCGGAAAAtataactttggttttgttctctcatttcctactcaccacTACTTAATCATGATGGATAGGCTGAGCacttcttcaaatccactttcgaCGAGCGCGACGCACCGAACGACTACGTATCCAAGACCCAACTCTTTGGCGCGCAATGAGCCTTGCATCAAGAAAATGAAGCTTTGGGCGACCACATCAAGCGAGTCGCCACCCACTTGCATCAATATGAAGCAAAAACAAGAGACTACCTCGACGCCAAGCTTTCTACCCAAATGGAAGAATTTTGTGGCATGATGGTTAaccgctgtcacatccctagcttctggcattgcctagtgctagcttctggtgttgcatcatgtttacctttcaccgaaagttgaaatggggatgacagaacccccagcaccccccgaaaccaactagggtttactaaaattattttcattgaacccaaaatgcccttccaaaatgttcatcatgtttgccttggtctagaacccctgacaaaaatggtgcacatttttctaggacacataagttcactgaaataaatcatatgctatttgcaattgggcatttaaatgctcaattaattctgaacttaagtgagggctgttgggaatattccaaccagagcccacaattattttcaggatttttagaaacgttctggtatttttaataaagcccagaagttacagagaaatagaaaaacagaaaagaattagaaaaggagagagagagagctacctgGGCCTCTTACCTGCAGCTGCGCCGGCCCAGTTCCTGTTCTGGTCCAGCCCACCACGggctcctcccctgtcgtcttcctcccctgccaggaggacggcgcgTGCCCGACACGCGCACGcatgcgccccggccacctcctccctcccagcctgcctggctccccctcgacgcgcctagacgacgccagcgCGATGCCTGGAcgcctcggacccctctcactcctcCCCGTGGCTCTCTCACCTCTGCCCCCTTCCTCTCACCcgcgccgagcgcagccgtcgccgccgacgagcaccaccgtagccacagcctccccctcgacctctctCCGTGCTCTGAAAGACCGCCACGACAGCCTCTTCCTCCTCGATGACTCACGCAAGCCCGGACGCCCTGTAGAGCGGCCTTCAACGCCGTCTTCTTCCTCgatgccgtggatcgccgccgtcgaTTTCGTCGCGTACAGGACCTCCCCGAGCACTCTGAGCGTCTCTGCGAGATCAACGTGAGCCCCCGCATCATCTCCCGCTGTTTTCCCTCTCGTTTTCATCCTCTAGCCGTGGCCCCCTTcgaccgagcgccgccgtccgccatggccgatgctCTGCTTGATGCCGAGCTCGTTCCGCCTTGCACCGCTGCCCATCGTGCTTCAGGTGTAACACTGATGATGCCCCGCCGCTCCGTTGGGTCGCTAGCAACTCGCAGCCCCGTGGCCGAGCCCACCGCAACACGGCCGCCGCTCCGCTCGTCGCTGTCGTCGCTAGACCCCACGCCGGCGGCTGCAAcgaccaccactggatgcgccacaCTGTGGGCGTCCCAGCGAACCCACCCGCACGACCAGCCGTTGCCGGAAACggccggccggcgatcgccgccgtgcaCTGCTTAGCGCCGGCGATTAGTCTCCGGTTAACCCGTCATTAGCTTCCTAAACATCTAGGTAACCACCCCCTGACCCACAGACAGCCTGGCTAACCAAATAGTTTCAGGTTAATCTAATTACCGTGGGGCCACGTGTCagtttgactacgctgacgtggtcgttgacctggccccactggtcagcctctgttcttgccctgttacactgacgtgcgggtcccactggtcaggtttgacccggaccagcccctgttgacctgctgacgtcacagtgacgcaatgctgacgcagtattacatttttTGGATTTATGTTTAATcagtaaattccagaaaatgccctaaacttctaaaattcatagaaattcaaccgtagctccaaatgaaaagatttatatatgaaaaatgatcagaaaaatccaatctatccatctgcactggtttcatgcatgttagagcaacttaaccttgctatttaggtcaaacatgttaatgcacatatatgaacccataacttgagtttgtatttgaatctttggttcaaataagctcagcccatctggttgtagttgcattagcccaacacactcatatttccatgtcatgatcatgcattatattgtgcattgcattgatcgtgtttcctctctgtttgccggtgttgttccccctcggtagacgtggtttcgacgatgagtccgatgacaccgatgaagagttatatcatcttcagaagtgtcaggcaagcaaaacccccttgttcattccgatacaatcccactctctcgctcttgctctcttttattgcattaggacaacaacgattcatctgttacatgctgcggtagttgaacccctttcctctgcatgacctgtcattgccacagtaaatagatgaaacccactagcatgagtaggagttgtttgagccctgatgtgcctactcattcatgcttgtttgtcatgcctgctattgcttagagttgtgtccggtctgattcatcgggaatgaattggaatggtgatgaacatgtcctactgtgcgtgagctaagtgtgtgaacacgatttggtaaaggtagcggtgagaggccatgtaggagtacatggtgggttgtctcattgaagccgtccttaggaactgagttctgtgtttgtgatccatgaacagttactaccacacattggaatgcttaagtgcccctctcgacttattaatcaacttgatccctgtccaggagttgcaactagtttctggtgtttgtaggttgtgttggtagtctaccaagtggtacccggtacaggtgggcttgggacagactaggcaccgtggcacggtgtaccaagcgtagatccatccgtcgaggtgggcttgggaaccctgcacacatcgtttggagccgtgagcgacaccccggccggatctccttgcggatggaacccgaataggcgataaacctggactagagacttgtgtggttagtgagttcgtggccgactccctcgccaggcttccgcttgaaggttgccgaggtacacgacgtgtacatggtggtaagtggcgagagcatgtgtgaagaagtacacccctgcagggttaacatcatctattcgaatagccgtgtccgcggtaaaggacttctgggttgcctgtacagttcatagacaagtgaaagtggatactctaaaatgcgcaagataagcgtgagtgctatggatggcgttctcgtagggagacgggagcggatccatagtggtgtattgatatgatgaatatgtggactcgtgtgcgccacctcaaaagagttacttgcaattgtagtttaggatagccaccgagtcaaagctggcttgctgcagttaaactccaccacccccttttgatactgatgcatatgtagatagttctgatgtaagtcttgctgggtacaattgtactcacggttgcccattttatgttttgcagagagacgtcagtctcgctagtagttccgtgtggacttcgacgtttagcttgatacctcagctacgatcttgtgccctcggcagggtcttgtagatagtcaggcttcacaGCCTTTTtctttgtagatgtctatactcagacatgttaagcttccgcatgtgctttgacttgtatgctctgaatgttgggtcatgaggcccatgtttgtaatatctggctcttcggagcctaatgaataaatactctgagtcgtagagtcttgttgtgatgccatgatgtatttgcacatatcaagcatattgtgtgtatgattgaaatgcttggtatgtgcgggatccgacaacctagttgtttatccttggtagcctctcttatggggaaatgtagtcttgtgcttccatgagccatagtagtcccctacagcccggttcaccggagtcctggtagcccagcactactgctccggaacacttgactggccggcatgtgattcacttcgttcctgtgactgtcccttcggggaaatgtcacgcggtgacatccggagtcctgcctagcctgctacagcccgggttcccggagtcctgttagcccagtgctacagcccggattcgcacgctgctgaccgacatgctcgatgttgattcatatatgcctgtccccgtaagttagagccactttgggttcacgactagtcatgtcggtccgggttctctgtcatatggatgctagcgacactatcatatacgtgagccaaaaggcgcaaacggtcccgggccatggtaaggcgacacccgtgggaataccgtgcgtgaggccgcaaagtgatatgaggtgttacaggctagatcggtgtgacttagaatcggggtcctgacaaccgcGCTTCTTCCACTTCATCTTCGTCAAGAGGACACCGCTGAAGGAGACATTCTTCGGATACATGATCGGATGCAAGTCTTCCACGAGCTCGTTCTCATCGTCGAGATGACCCAAGAAAGTCAAGCTTCAcaaaatccattccatggcaatggttTACAAGACCACCTTCGAGCATTGACCTACACCGTTTGCATAGTTCATCCAATTTCATTGATGAAATGCGTGATTGGGCAACTCACATTCAACtccaaaatgatttggttgagtataTGTGGACTCACCTTGACAACCAATAGATATATTGAATCATTTTTTAAATGTATTTGTGACAATTTAAATTTAATTTGGTTTGCAAACTATGAAATTTTATTTGGTTGTAaactatttattattattatttaaataTGCGCATAAAAATATTGTGTACATTTGACCGCTGGCCAACTGAACGGACCAAATGGGTCAACCAGTTGGGTGCACTGCACTGCCATGAAAACACAAACATGTCGGGATGCAGCATATTTACCGGTCCCAAACCAGTTGGCCTTACAAGCTGGGGCGCCGGGGCGTGAAGTGGAGGTTGTGCGACCCAGTTGAGTCACAGATGCGAGCGCTGTCCCTACTCTCGTGGTTTGGATGGAGGCCAACATGACGAGGCGAGATACAACGGCTGACACAAGTGTGATCGTGGGTCTGGTCGGGGATGTATCTGGTGCACCGGGGCAATATGTGCTACCAGTGCACCGATCGTCCGTTGCATattcaaaaatgttcaaaaaagtACAGAAAAAATGAGTGCATTGAGACAACATCAATGTAGTTTGTCACAAAAATTTAAATCAATATTGaaaacattgctcgagatacaaaaataacaaatttgacacCGAATAGTACACAACACAAGTTGGGCTCCATTTTtggcccattagcacattgacatcaaatttgtcatttttgtatcttgagcATTGTTTTAAATTTTGATTTGAATTATTGTGAGgacatacattgatgttgtgtcgaTACACTAAATTTTTTCCggatttttttgaacatttttaaatggGTAACGGGGTTCGGTGCACCGGTAATACCAATTGCCTTGGTGCACCAGATATGTTCCCGGGTCTGGCAAGGTGACCAATTTGGGTGACTTGATCGGTCGACCGACGCGtgtcttttctctttttcttcaaCCTTGTAAATGTACTTCTCTTTTCTTACTTCAGATTCTATGAAAATTTGTAAAAGTGAGTATGGCATCGGGAGAAATCCTCCTGTTTTACGTCAAAATTTATTTTCGGAACGTGGTGACATGTAGATTTTTGTCCTGCACAAAGAGTCGTGACGAAATACAAGTCCACCTATGACTTTGTGACCGTGGTGGAGTACATATAGCGAACTAGTCAAGTTAGAAACCAGGCGTGACTCATCATACGTGTTAATTTTGCAGGCGATCGTTCGTCGAAACAGGAGAGCCAAACATATGGCGGCGGCGTCGCGTCGGTTGCTGCCGATGGTCAGCTGGCGACTCGCTGCCCCTCAGCCCCTCTCCTCCTCCACcggcgccagcgccgccgccggcgtcACCGAGGCTGCCCAGGTTCGCACACATCCATGTCTAGTTTTTTTTGGGTGAATCCTTAAGTGAAATTTCCCCAGGAAATTGCGGAAGCCATGAACACTGATCGTATCTCTATTTCTAGCAAATATATCCACTCTCTTCCACGCAAAAAAAGAATACATGTCTAGGGTTCTAAAAGTACGGAGCGCGTTTTCTTTCTAGCATCAATCCATATCACATCAAGTCATACTAGTATTAATCCAGAGAGGCCTTAATTATAATATTTAGCACCAAATGTTTCGGATATAAATATATAGGTCTCATTGCATGGAAATTAATGAAATCATGCAAAAGTCGTGAAACATATGGCGGCATGTTGCATATATAGACCCTATGTCGCCAAACGGGTTGGAATCGATCAATCTCTTATTTTATACCTAATTTGTGTGCTTTGCATGCAGGGTAATCGTGCGGATACGTGTATGAACATCCGATCATACAGGACAGATGCTGCCGCACGTGAATC encodes the following:
- the LOC123141422 gene encoding uncharacterized protein encodes the protein MAAASRRLLPMVSWRLAAPQPLSSSTGASAAAGVTEAAQGNRADTCMNIRSYRTDAAARESQGSLAYKQGRADMALDLVLYGSVGALCYAIYFEYKHDLEKARRNNH